In Vibrio crassostreae, one DNA window encodes the following:
- a CDS encoding efflux RND transporter permease subunit: MINAIIRWSISNRFLVLVATVAIVFGGLYSVKNTPVDAIPDLSDVQVIIKTSYPGQAPQVVEDQVTYPLTTAMLAVPGAETVRGYSFFGDSYVYIIFNDDTDMYWARSRVLEYLSQVAPNLPSSAKPTLGPDATGVGWVYSYVLQDKTGQHDLADLRSLQDWFLKYELQTVEGVSEVATVGGMVKQYQVQIDPAKLRAYDLTLQQVNKAIQDGNQETGASVVEIAEAEHMVRTTGYLTSIEDIQSLPLKVTDKGTPLLLGDIADINLGPQMRRGISELNGEGEAVGGVIVMRFGENASEVIDSVKSKLAELQAGLPDGVEIVATYDRSTLIDSAVENLWKKLAEEFIVVAVVCALFLFHIRSSLVIALSLPVGILGAFIVMHWQGINANIMSLGGIAIAIGAMVDGAIVMIENVHKHIERTPLTDKNRWQVIGKAAEEVGAPLFFSLIIITLSFVPVFALEGQEGKMFSPLAFTKTYAMAAAAGLAITLVPVLMGYFIRGNVLPEHKNPVNRSLVAMYKPLLNLSLKYPKVMIVIALGLMASAYHPTSKLGSEFIPPLDEGDLMYMPTTYPGISIGKARELLQQTNKLIKTIPEVETTWGKIGRAETATDPAPLTMIETVIQLKPRDEWRDGVTTESLRKEFDDLIQFPGLTNAWVMPIKTRIDMLATGIKTPIGIKIAGPDLNVIEKIGSQLEPILNGVSGTASVYAERVAGGRYVTIDIKRRSAARYGLSIKEVQQVISTAVGGMNVGETVEGLERYPINVRYPQSYRDSVVKLQNLPLVTPNGARIALSDVADIRYEDGPPMIKTENARPNGWVFVDIDGRDLGSYVAEAQKVVAEQVVLPAGYSLAWSGQYEYMERAKERLSVVVPITIAIIMLLLYLSFRRVGEVMMIMATLPLAMVGGLWLMHYLNYNFSIAVGVGFIALAGVAVEIGVIMLVYLNQAWHYKKLDAEENQQTLQQADLTDAIREGAGLRVRPVMMTVLTVIIGLIPIMYGEGTGSEVMQRIAAPMIGGMASALLLTLLVLPAIFKLWKQREITHSQNETNK; encoded by the coding sequence ATGATCAATGCAATCATTCGTTGGTCCATCAGTAACCGCTTTTTGGTGCTGGTTGCCACTGTAGCCATCGTATTTGGGGGCTTATACAGCGTTAAAAACACACCGGTAGATGCGATTCCTGATTTGTCAGATGTTCAGGTGATCATCAAAACCAGTTATCCGGGGCAAGCACCTCAAGTAGTTGAAGATCAGGTGACCTACCCGCTCACAACGGCGATGTTAGCCGTTCCGGGTGCAGAGACGGTTCGTGGCTATTCGTTCTTTGGCGATTCGTATGTCTATATCATCTTTAATGACGATACCGATATGTACTGGGCGCGTTCACGAGTGTTGGAGTACTTAAGCCAAGTAGCCCCTAACTTACCATCAAGTGCTAAGCCAACATTAGGGCCAGATGCAACTGGTGTGGGCTGGGTTTACAGCTATGTGTTGCAAGATAAAACCGGTCAGCATGACTTAGCGGATCTTCGTAGCCTGCAAGATTGGTTCTTGAAGTATGAGCTGCAAACCGTTGAGGGCGTATCTGAAGTGGCGACTGTTGGCGGCATGGTGAAGCAGTATCAGGTTCAGATAGATCCTGCCAAGTTACGTGCTTACGACCTAACGCTTCAGCAAGTCAACAAGGCAATCCAGGATGGTAATCAAGAAACCGGTGCGTCTGTTGTCGAGATTGCCGAAGCCGAACATATGGTTCGTACGACCGGCTACCTCACAAGCATCGAAGACATTCAATCTCTGCCGTTAAAAGTGACCGACAAAGGTACTCCACTGTTATTGGGTGATATTGCCGATATTAACCTTGGCCCACAGATGCGTCGCGGTATCTCTGAACTCAATGGTGAGGGCGAAGCTGTTGGCGGCGTTATCGTGATGCGCTTTGGTGAAAATGCCAGTGAAGTGATCGACTCGGTTAAATCCAAACTCGCTGAGCTGCAAGCCGGCTTACCTGATGGTGTCGAGATTGTCGCGACTTATGACCGCTCTACTTTGATTGATTCAGCCGTTGAAAACCTATGGAAGAAACTGGCTGAAGAGTTCATCGTGGTCGCCGTCGTGTGTGCGCTGTTCTTGTTCCATATCCGCTCGTCGTTGGTTATCGCACTAAGTCTGCCTGTCGGTATCTTGGGTGCATTCATTGTGATGCATTGGCAGGGTATTAACGCCAACATCATGTCTCTTGGCGGAATAGCGATTGCGATTGGCGCCATGGTAGATGGAGCCATCGTGATGATTGAGAACGTTCATAAACACATTGAACGGACTCCGCTCACTGACAAAAACCGTTGGCAGGTGATTGGTAAGGCAGCAGAAGAAGTTGGTGCACCGCTGTTCTTCTCTCTGATTATCATTACCTTGAGCTTTGTGCCTGTGTTCGCGCTAGAAGGGCAAGAAGGCAAGATGTTCTCGCCACTTGCATTTACGAAGACGTATGCAATGGCGGCTGCAGCCGGTTTGGCAATAACGCTGGTACCTGTGTTAATGGGTTATTTCATTCGCGGTAACGTGCTACCTGAACATAAAAACCCAGTAAACCGTAGCCTAGTGGCGATGTACAAACCGCTTCTAAACCTCAGCCTAAAATATCCAAAGGTGATGATTGTTATCGCACTTGGCTTAATGGCGTCTGCTTATCACCCAACCAGTAAGCTTGGTAGTGAATTCATCCCTCCTTTGGACGAAGGGGATTTGATGTACATGCCAACCACGTATCCGGGTATCTCAATAGGTAAGGCTCGTGAGTTGTTGCAACAAACCAACAAGCTCATCAAAACCATTCCAGAAGTCGAAACCACGTGGGGCAAAATTGGCCGAGCAGAGACAGCAACCGATCCTGCGCCACTGACCATGATTGAAACGGTTATTCAGCTTAAACCAAGAGATGAATGGCGTGACGGTGTCACTACTGAGTCGTTACGAAAAGAGTTCGATGATCTGATTCAGTTTCCCGGTTTAACGAACGCGTGGGTTATGCCAATCAAGACTCGTATCGACATGCTAGCGACCGGTATCAAAACGCCAATCGGAATAAAGATAGCGGGGCCTGATCTTAACGTTATCGAGAAAATTGGCTCTCAGCTTGAACCTATCTTAAATGGTGTCAGTGGTACGGCTTCTGTCTACGCCGAGCGTGTTGCGGGCGGTCGTTATGTGACGATAGACATTAAACGTCGCTCGGCTGCGCGATATGGCTTGAGCATTAAAGAAGTGCAACAGGTTATCTCGACTGCGGTTGGTGGCATGAACGTGGGTGAAACCGTTGAGGGGCTAGAGCGTTATCCAATCAATGTCCGTTACCCACAAAGCTATCGTGATTCTGTCGTTAAGTTGCAGAACTTGCCATTGGTGACACCAAACGGAGCTCGTATTGCACTGTCTGATGTCGCGGATATTCGTTATGAAGATGGCCCACCGATGATCAAAACGGAGAACGCACGCCCTAACGGTTGGGTGTTCGTGGACATTGATGGTCGTGACTTAGGTTCTTACGTGGCTGAAGCGCAAAAAGTCGTTGCCGAACAAGTTGTATTACCGGCGGGTTACTCGCTCGCTTGGTCTGGTCAATACGAATACATGGAGCGTGCGAAGGAGCGTTTGAGTGTCGTTGTGCCTATCACCATCGCCATCATCATGCTGTTGCTTTACCTGAGCTTCCGACGGGTCGGTGAAGTGATGATGATCATGGCAACGCTTCCTTTGGCTATGGTGGGTGGTTTGTGGTTGATGCATTACCTCAATTACAACTTCTCTATCGCGGTCGGCGTTGGCTTTATTGCCCTTGCGGGGGTTGCGGTTGAAATCGGAGTGATCATGTTGGTTTATCTCAATCAAGCGTGGCACTACAAAAAGCTCGATGCAGAGGAGAACCAACAAACACTTCAACAAGCTGACCTAACGGATGCCATTCGTGAAGGGGCAGGGCTTCGTGTTCGTCCAGTAATGATGACGGTTCTTACGGTGATCATTGGCCTAATTCCAATCATGTATGGCGAGGGTACTGGTTCGGAAGTGATGCAACGAATTGCCGCGCCGATGATTGGCGGAATGGCGTCTGCGTTATTGCTCACGTTATTGGTGCTACCTGCGATCTTTAAACTTTGGAAGCAGCGTGAGATTACGCACAGCCAAAACGAGACAAACAAATAA
- a CDS encoding efflux RND transporter periplasmic adaptor subunit, which translates to MSSVKVATIALLVGGALGFGVNHFLINPAHDMSAMATSTDADVSKQAKDEPLYWVAPMDPNYQRDKPGQSPMGMDLIPVYADDLSGGSDKAGTVFIDPSVENNLGVKTAKVNFEPLSPRIETVGYVAFDESTLWQTNVRAAGWVEKLYINAVGEKVNKGDVLFTLYSPELVKAQEELLSAYKTGRKGLIKGSTERLITLGVDKAQIRSITRRGKSSQTIEIKAPANGVIASLNIREGGYLSPAQAVISAGPLGEVWVDAEVFERQAHWISSGSNAEMTLDAIPGKEWQGNVDYVYPILDPKTRTLRVRLKFSNPNGELKPNMFANIALKPISDDAVLTIPRSSVIHSGGMTRVVLSEGEGKYRSARIEVGREAGEKIEVLQGLEQGEHIVTSAHFMLDSESSQSADLSRINGVEEQAETVWAKGEIADVMQGSRMATINHQPVPEWDWPGMVMNFTFAEGLDMADVKRGQVVDFEMMKTDSGQYEVVDYKVSEHQMAGEVWVKGDITMLMADFGMITVNHKPVPEWDWKAGEMNFQVSDDLDLSEFAEGQSVRFLIVKQGSDYVLKSLEPTNRMGEGEL; encoded by the coding sequence ATGAGTTCAGTAAAAGTAGCGACTATCGCTTTATTGGTAGGTGGTGCATTGGGTTTTGGTGTGAACCATTTTCTAATTAATCCAGCACACGACATGTCAGCAATGGCAACGAGTACAGACGCAGATGTCAGTAAACAGGCCAAGGACGAACCTCTGTATTGGGTGGCGCCAATGGACCCAAACTATCAGCGTGATAAACCGGGTCAGTCACCTATGGGGATGGATTTAATCCCTGTTTATGCCGATGACTTAAGTGGTGGTTCAGACAAAGCAGGAACTGTGTTTATCGATCCGTCGGTAGAAAATAATCTGGGTGTCAAAACAGCGAAAGTTAACTTCGAACCGCTGTCTCCTCGGATTGAAACCGTGGGTTATGTGGCGTTTGATGAAAGTACATTGTGGCAAACCAACGTAAGAGCAGCTGGCTGGGTTGAGAAGCTTTATATCAATGCTGTCGGTGAGAAGGTAAATAAGGGCGATGTGCTGTTCACACTTTATTCTCCAGAGTTGGTTAAGGCACAAGAAGAGTTACTTAGTGCGTACAAAACGGGTCGCAAAGGATTGATAAAAGGTTCCACCGAGCGCTTGATCACCTTGGGTGTCGATAAAGCTCAGATTCGTTCGATCACTCGCCGAGGTAAATCCTCACAAACCATAGAAATCAAAGCACCTGCTAATGGCGTAATTGCGAGTCTCAATATTCGTGAGGGCGGCTACCTTTCACCTGCGCAAGCGGTAATTAGTGCTGGCCCTCTAGGCGAAGTTTGGGTTGATGCCGAAGTGTTTGAACGCCAAGCACACTGGATCTCATCGGGCAGTAATGCAGAGATGACACTGGATGCGATTCCCGGTAAGGAGTGGCAGGGCAACGTCGATTATGTATACCCAATCCTAGACCCGAAAACTCGAACTTTACGCGTTCGTTTGAAGTTCTCGAACCCTAATGGCGAACTCAAACCGAACATGTTCGCCAATATTGCGTTGAAGCCAATCAGTGATGATGCCGTACTTACCATACCAAGATCATCGGTTATCCATTCAGGTGGAATGACTCGAGTGGTGTTGTCCGAAGGTGAGGGAAAATACCGTTCAGCACGCATTGAAGTAGGGCGTGAAGCTGGCGAGAAGATCGAGGTGTTGCAAGGGCTTGAACAAGGTGAACATATTGTCACCTCTGCGCACTTCATGTTGGATTCTGAATCTAGCCAATCCGCTGATTTGTCGCGAATCAATGGCGTTGAAGAGCAAGCCGAAACAGTTTGGGCAAAAGGTGAAATTGCAGATGTGATGCAAGGCAGTCGTATGGCGACCATCAATCACCAACCTGTACCTGAATGGGATTGGCCGGGCATGGTGATGAACTTTACCTTCGCAGAAGGCTTAGATATGGCTGACGTGAAGCGTGGGCAAGTCGTTGATTTTGAGATGATGAAAACAGATTCAGGCCAGTATGAAGTCGTTGATTATAAGGTCAGCGAGCATCAAATGGCGGGCGAAGTGTGGGTGAAGGGAGACATCACAATGCTGATGGCAGACTTCGGAATGATCACGGTAAATCACAAGCCAGTGCCTGAATGGGATTGGAAAGCGGGCGAAATGAACTTCCAAGTCAGTGATGACCTCGATTTATCCGAGTTTGCCGAGGGTCAAAGTGTTCGGTTTCTAATTGTGAAGCAAGGGTCGGATTATGTGCTCAAGTCTCTCGAACCGACGAATCGCATGGGTGAGGGCGAACTATGA
- a CDS encoding TolC family protein, producing the protein MKPTTSVFGINASVVVAVAFVSSAAFLSTSALAAASASTQADQQSSTQQLNTLIEIALSQDSNRKQYFAQSQAMRETGIASATLMDPKLKVGFGGLPVDSFQFDEDPMTNISVGLMQQFERGNTLDLQQKKAGQQADGLALQVQARELTVANSMTQLWLELGYQQVAEGVMRENRRLLVELENYVQTNYSIGKSEAQDLLNAQLQVSKLDEKLQANQQVQHRLISQLSEWLGSDWLGSQVLDSQGVLNATNQIDWSLLESKLATNIDSTKHYQLLTDHPLVKISDVSISSNQTQVELAEQAYTPQFGVEVMYAHRQANNMAGEPASDLVSAYLTVDIPLFTGNRQDKNLSAAQYQVGAAKSQKDTLLSQMNAQVNALLVDRSNLIQRLERYQKTLLPQTAARISAVERGYQNNTAQFNDVISATADELALKLEQQRLITDLNIVNSKLASLVSGFEYQVNQPQLNSSATKHTANQ; encoded by the coding sequence ATAAAACCAACAACCTCCGTGTTTGGAATAAACGCGAGTGTCGTGGTCGCTGTTGCCTTTGTTTCGAGTGCTGCTTTTCTTTCAACCAGTGCTTTAGCTGCTGCGTCTGCTTCAACACAAGCTGATCAACAGAGCTCAACACAGCAACTCAATACATTGATTGAGATAGCATTGAGCCAAGACAGCAATCGCAAGCAGTACTTTGCTCAGTCGCAGGCGATGCGAGAAACCGGTATTGCGAGCGCGACCTTAATGGATCCGAAATTGAAAGTCGGATTTGGTGGATTGCCCGTCGATAGCTTCCAGTTTGATGAAGACCCAATGACCAATATTTCGGTTGGTCTAATGCAGCAATTTGAGCGTGGTAATACACTCGATCTTCAGCAGAAAAAAGCTGGTCAGCAAGCGGATGGGTTAGCTCTTCAAGTGCAGGCTCGCGAGCTTACCGTTGCTAACAGCATGACGCAGCTATGGCTTGAACTGGGCTATCAGCAAGTCGCTGAAGGTGTGATGCGTGAAAACCGACGCCTCTTGGTTGAGTTAGAAAACTATGTGCAAACCAATTACTCGATAGGCAAAAGTGAAGCACAAGACCTACTTAATGCTCAGCTACAAGTCAGTAAGCTTGATGAAAAACTCCAAGCCAATCAGCAAGTTCAACACCGTCTCATCTCTCAGTTGTCTGAATGGTTGGGTTCTGATTGGTTAGGCTCTCAGGTTCTTGATTCTCAGGGCGTACTGAATGCAACTAACCAAATCGATTGGTCGTTGTTGGAAAGCAAATTAGCGACCAATATCGATTCAACCAAGCACTACCAGTTACTGACTGACCATCCTTTGGTTAAGATCTCCGATGTCAGTATCTCCTCCAATCAAACTCAGGTTGAGCTAGCTGAGCAAGCGTATACACCTCAGTTTGGTGTGGAAGTGATGTATGCCCATCGACAAGCGAACAACATGGCTGGCGAACCTGCCTCTGATCTTGTTAGTGCTTATCTCACAGTTGATATCCCTCTGTTTACGGGCAACCGACAAGACAAGAACTTGTCTGCGGCTCAGTACCAAGTTGGCGCAGCTAAATCTCAAAAAGACACCTTACTTTCCCAAATGAACGCACAAGTGAACGCATTGCTGGTGGACAGATCAAACCTGATCCAGCGATTAGAACGTTACCAAAAAACCTTGTTACCTCAAACTGCCGCTCGTATTAGTGCGGTGGAAAGAGGTTATCAAAACAACACCGCCCAATTTAACGATGTGATTTCTGCAACGGCGGATGAGCTTGCTTTGAAACTAGAGCAACAGCGTTTGATTACCGATCTCAATATCGTGAACAGCAAGCTCGCGTCACTGGTCAGTGGTTTTGAATACCAAGTAAACCAACCACAACTCAATTCAAGCGCAACTAAACACACAGCCAATCAATAA